A DNA window from Jaculus jaculus isolate mJacJac1 chromosome 1, mJacJac1.mat.Y.cur, whole genome shotgun sequence contains the following coding sequences:
- the LOC123456031 gene encoding 60S ribosomal protein L37-like, which translates to MTKGTWSSGKHHNKMHSLCRRCGCKACHLQKSTCGKCGYPAKGKTKYNWSAKAKRRNTTRTGRMRHLKIGFWRIRHGFHEGTTPKLKRAAVAASSSS; encoded by the coding sequence ATGACAAAGGGCACATGGTCGTCTGGAAAGCATCACAATAAGATGCACTCCCTGTGCCGCCGCTGTGGCTGTAAGGCCTGCCACCTTCAGAAGTCGACCTGTGGCAAGTGTGGCTACCCTGCCAAGGGCAAGACAAAGTATAATTGGAGTGCCAAGGCTAAGAGGCGAAACACTACCAGAACTGGACGAATGAGGCACCTAAAAATTGGCTTTTGGAGAATCAGGCATGGATTCCATGAAGGAACAACACCTAAACTCAAGCGGGCAGCTGTGGCAGCATCCAGCTCATCTTGA
- the Aif1l gene encoding allograft inflammatory factor 1-like, producing MSVALGNRFQGGKAFGLLKARQEKRLAEINREFLCDQKFSDEENLPEKLAAFKEKYMEFDLNNEGEIDLMSLKRMMEKLGVPKTHLEMKKMISEVTGGVSDTISYRDFVNMMLGKRSAVLKLVMMFEGKANESNPKPVGPPPERDIASLP from the exons ATGTCGGTCGCGCTCGGCAACAGGTTCCAAG GAGGGAAGGCATTCGGCTTGCTCAAAGCCCGGCAGGAGAAGAGGCTGGCGGAGATCAACCGG GAGTTCCTCTGTGACCAGAAGTTCAGCGATGAAGAGAATCTGCCAGAGAAGCTTGCAGCCTTCAAAG AGAAGTACATGGAGTTTGACCTGAACAACGAAGGCGAGATTG ACCTGATGTCTTTAAAGAGGATGATGGAGAAGCTGGGGGTCCCCAAGACCCACCTGGAGATGAAGAAGATGATCTCAGAAGTGACAGGTGGCGTCAGTGACACCATCTCCTACCGAGACTTTGTGAATATGATGCTGGGCAAGCGGTCTGCTGTTCTCAAGTT AGTTATGATGTTTGAAGGAAAAGCCAATGAGAGCAACCCCAAGCCAGTTGGCCCTCCTCCAGAGAGAGACATCGCCAGCCTGCCCTGA